A portion of the Manihot esculenta cultivar AM560-2 chromosome 2, M.esculenta_v8, whole genome shotgun sequence genome contains these proteins:
- the LOC110609298 gene encoding uncharacterized protein LOC110609298 produces the protein MFLKFGAIFQSIQSSQLKTLNPYPRLFRYCHFDSKLVFNSINQTSNPAPIKPQTNVAIFWDLDNKPPNSFPPFEAAFRLKMAASSFGVVRYMVAYANRHAFSYVPQAVKEKRKERALLNQLENKGVIKPIEPYLCRVCGRKFYNNEKLTNHFKQIHEREHQKRLNQIESARGKRRVKLVARYAMKLQKYKNAVRGVLNPKVGYGLADELKRAGFWVRRVSDRPQAADVALRDHMVDLMDKRRAECLVLVSDDSDFVGVLKEAKLRCLKTVVVGDVNDGALKRAADAGFSWQEILMGKAKKEAVSVVGRWKDQDILKKLEWTYNPEEEKTLCGRVAGFDNYESDSNSDDDENEGGDFEGISDDDEADCVEKDTACAWWELNSDPGASF, from the coding sequence ATGTTTCTTAAATTTGGTGCCATTTTTCAGTCAATACAGTCCTCACAGCTAAAAACCCTAAACCCATATCCCAGATTGTTTAGATACTGTCACTTCGACTCAAAACTGGTTTTTAATTCCATAAACCAGACATCAAATCCAGCACCAATAAAACCCCAAACCAATGTTGCAATTTTCTGGGATTTGGATAACAAGCCACCAAATTCATTCCCTCCATTTGAGGCTGCCTTTAGGCTCAAAATGGCAGCATCTTCATTTGGGGTAGTTAGATACATGGTGGCATATGCCAATCGGCATGCTTTTAGTTATGTGCCGCAAGCTgtcaaagagaaaagaaaagaaagagcatTATTGAATCAGTTAGAAAACAAGGGTGTGATTAAACCGATTGAGCCATATCTATGTCGAGTTTGTGGACGAAAGTTTTATAACAATGAGAAATTAACGAATCACTTTAAGCAAATTCACGAGCGTGAACATCAGAAGAGGTTGAATCAGATAGAATCAGCAAGAGGGAAGAGGAGAGTGAAGTTAGTAGCTAGGTATGCCATGAAGCTGCAGAAGTACAAGAATGCAGTGAGGGGCGTTTTGAACCCAAAGGTAGGGTATGGTCTGGCGGATGAATTGAAAAGAGCAGGGTTTTGGGTTAGGAGGGTGTCAGATAGGCCGCAGGCTGCAGATGTGGCATTGAGAGATCACATGGTGGATCTGATGGATAAGAGGAGAGCTGAGTGTTTAGTGCTTGTATCAGATGATTCAGATTTTGTTGGTGTTCTGAAGGAGGCTAAATTGAGATGTTTGAAGACAGTTGTGGTTGGGGATGTTAATGATGGGGCACTGAAAAGAGCTGCCGATGCAGGGTTTTCTTGGCAAGAGATTTTGATGGGGAAGGCTAAGAAGGAGGCAGTGTCAGTTGTTGGGCGTTGGAAGGACCAAGACATTTTGAAGAAACTAGAATGGACATACAATCCAGAGGAAGAGAAAACATTGTGTGGCAGAGTTGCTGGATTTGATAATTATGAGAGTGACAGTAATTCTGATGATGATGAAAATGAGGGTGGAGACTTTGAAGGTATCAGTGATGATGATGAGGCTGATTGTGTGGAAAAGGATACTGCATGTGCTTGGTGGGAGTTGAACTCGGATCCTGGGGCTAGTTTCTAA
- the LOC110609306 gene encoding uncharacterized protein LOC110609306 isoform X2 — protein sequence MWDPCIRDSRSHIRQEENGWLWTPVLHEPKSSFRKFPTLEKTMLRAFSTRRSRHGDYERLLADESIYASELAILKRSKTLPAAPALRSSITKLPSPNDSQSHQVMKPAATKAIKTHPLSLLDARRKKKTTANPEFTRYLEYVKEGGIWDVDSNTPVIYYK from the exons ATGTGGGACCCCTGTATTAGAGACTCAAGGTCACATATTCGCCAAGAGGAAAATGGTTGGTTGTGGACGCCTGTATTGCATGAGCCCAAG TCAAGTTTCCGAAAATTTCCTACCCTCGAAAAAACCATGTTAAGAGCATTCAGCACGAGGAGAAGCCGGCACGGCGACTACGAAAGGTTACTCGCCGACGAGTCCATTTATGCTTCGGAGCTTGCAATCTTGAAGAGGTCTAAAACCTTGCCTGCAGCTCCAGCACTCCGTTCCTCAATAACTAAACTTCCATCTCCAAATGATTCTCAATCTCATCAAGTTATGAAGCCTGCTGCTACGAAGGCTATCAAGACTCATCCACTTAGTCTCCTTGATGCTCGCCGGAAGAAGAAAACTACGGCCAATCCGGAATTTACAAGGTATTTAGAGTATGTGAAAGAGGGAGGAATTTGGGATGTCGATTCAAATACGCCTGTCATTTATTACAAATGA
- the LOC110609306 gene encoding uncharacterized protein LOC110609306 isoform X1, which translates to MVIDVYRNMWDPCIRDSRSHIRQEENGWLWTPVLHEPKSSFRKFPTLEKTMLRAFSTRRSRHGDYERLLADESIYASELAILKRSKTLPAAPALRSSITKLPSPNDSQSHQVMKPAATKAIKTHPLSLLDARRKKKTTANPEFTRYLEYVKEGGIWDVDSNTPVIYYK; encoded by the exons ATGGTGATTGATGTTTACAG GAATATGTGGGACCCCTGTATTAGAGACTCAAGGTCACATATTCGCCAAGAGGAAAATGGTTGGTTGTGGACGCCTGTATTGCATGAGCCCAAG TCAAGTTTCCGAAAATTTCCTACCCTCGAAAAAACCATGTTAAGAGCATTCAGCACGAGGAGAAGCCGGCACGGCGACTACGAAAGGTTACTCGCCGACGAGTCCATTTATGCTTCGGAGCTTGCAATCTTGAAGAGGTCTAAAACCTTGCCTGCAGCTCCAGCACTCCGTTCCTCAATAACTAAACTTCCATCTCCAAATGATTCTCAATCTCATCAAGTTATGAAGCCTGCTGCTACGAAGGCTATCAAGACTCATCCACTTAGTCTCCTTGATGCTCGCCGGAAGAAGAAAACTACGGCCAATCCGGAATTTACAAGGTATTTAGAGTATGTGAAAGAGGGAGGAATTTGGGATGTCGATTCAAATACGCCTGTCATTTATTACAAATGA
- the LOC110609414 gene encoding uncharacterized protein LOC110609414: protein MPTFTAIALDRLLEPGASKTVDKTVPSSNPVPKPKFPPKPRRVPNSALERRNSTSVTERKVGRPQISPALYATPEATPLPDSPSSFPPSPYIINHKRRGPRLLKSFSEDDVASRRKTLDEDEVNGNVKNSENSVVDSTKDHTSTSSVSDSVEEKDVNCVQDSPIKGDIANGDHEIPSVGEHMNGVHDGERGSIDGDLKSRNARNGLAMEKDVLKLVALDSERDGGSEDFFDPQESMSYSSNTDGEDNSVVESSVKFAATPSTGEFYDAWEELSSESGNQTSIHDNEAELRKMRLSLLMELEKQKQIEETLYNMQNQWQRIREQLALVGLTLPAFPTFVPEDELSAGTDPAEELCQQLHVARFVSYSIGRGIAKAEVEMEKEAQIEAKNFEIARLWDRLHYYEAVNREMSQRNQEAVEMARRNRQVRKRRWRWVWGSIAAVVTLGTAALAWSYLPPDVGSSSSNDSIVPRHDDATK, encoded by the exons ATGCCTACCTTTACTGCAATTGCTCTTGATAGGTTGTTAGAACCTGGAGCTTCTAAAACTGTTGACAAGACTGTTCCTAGTTCAAACCCTGTTCCGAAACCAAAGTTTCCTCCGAAACCAAGACGAGTGCCCAATTCAGCCCTGGAGAGAAGAAATAGTACATCAGTGACAGAAAGGAAAGTTGGTCGTCCTCAGATATCACCAGCACTCTATGCCACTCCTGAAGCAACCCCACTCCCTGATTCACCATCTTCATTCCCTCCTTCACCATATATCATTAACCATAAGCGGCGTGGGCCTCGCCTTTTAAAGAGCTTTTCTGAGGATGATGTTGCTTCTCGCAGGAAAACTTTGGATGAGGATGAGGTTAATGGGAATGTAAAGAATTCAGAGAATAGTGTTGTTGATTCAACTAAAGATCATACTTCTACTTCTTCTGTTTCTGATTCTGTTGAAGAAAAGGATGTAAATTGTGTCCAGGATAGTCCCATTAAGGGAGATATTGCAAATGGTGACCATGAGATCCCTAGTGTAGGGGAACATATGAATGGTGTTCATGATGGTGAAAGAGGAAGCATTGATGGAGATCTTAAAAGCAGAAATGCTAGGAACGGGTTGGCCATGGAAAAGGATGTGCTGAAGCTTGTTGCATTAGATTCAGAAAGAGATGGTGGTTCTGAGGATTTCTTTGATCCTCAGGAATCAATGAGTTACAGTAGTAACACTGATGGTGAGGACAATTCTGTGGTGGAAAGTTCTGTAAAATTTGCTGCAACTCCATCAACAGGAGAATTCTATGATGCTTGGGAAG AGCTTTCCTCTGAGAGTGGGAATCAGACTTCTATCCATGACAATGAAGCAGAATTGCGTAAAATGAGATTAAGTTTATTGATGGAATtagagaagcaaaagcaaatagaGGAAACTCTGTATAATATGCAAAATCAGTGGCAGAGAATCAGGGAGCAATTAGCCCTTGTAGGATTGACTCTCCCTGCATTTCCCACTTTTGTTCCAGAGGATGAGCTGTCTGCAGGAACTGATCCTGCAGAGGAGCTGTGCCAGCAGCTGCATGTTGCTCGGTTTGTCTCATATTCCATTGGGAGGGGCATTGCAAAAGCTGAGGTGGAGATGGAAAAAGAAGCTCAGATTGAAGCCAAGAACTTTGAGATTGCTCGTTTGTGGGATCGGCTTCATTACTATGAGGCTGTGAATCGAGAAATGTCTCAGAGGAACCAAGAAGCTGTAG AGATGGCTCGGCGTAATAGGCAGGTCAGGAAAAGAAGGTGGCGATGGGTTTGGGGATCAATTGCTGCAGTAGTTACCCTTGGCACCGCAGCTTTGGCATGGTCGTACCTTCCACCAGATGTAGGATCATCTTCCAGTAATGATTCTATTGTGCCCAGACATGATGATGCAACCAAGTGA